From the Paenibacillus sp. FSL H8-0548 genome, one window contains:
- the glp gene encoding gephyrin-like molybdotransferase Glp gives MSIVTAAEPLTASVSKAVMKMAREVREPLMEETPLEDSLSRVLALDFESPFSLPPFRRAAMDGYAIFSASSIHASKEQPVLLKVSDEIRAGQWNPSNSSEPELLDSVRIFTGAPVPTGYDAIVMQETVQERRGLRSYPAIQIDRACPKGQHIAEKGEDVPQGMKMLYRGTAIKAKEIAVLASFGQDSITVYRKPVVAIIPVGDELALPGESLQAGSIFDANSFMVSARLRELGANVIRQAPIADCQFTIEAAMKAALDTADLVVTIGGVSVGDYDFVKRAAESIGGSPLFTKVLMRPGTPTSAYLLGSKLMICLSGNPSACFTGVELLLRPIVLKASGRNDYRSEWMEGRLIDSIPKPSPYPRYARAFVYRHEKEWLVEPLRNDKSGNIAAFARANALMLIKAGGAGAAAGEEVRWITLSI, from the coding sequence ATGTCGATCGTAACCGCGGCAGAGCCGCTGACAGCTTCTGTATCCAAAGCCGTTATGAAGATGGCAAGAGAAGTAAGGGAGCCTCTTATGGAAGAAACTCCTTTAGAGGATTCATTATCCCGTGTACTTGCTTTAGACTTTGAAAGTCCGTTCTCCTTACCGCCTTTTCGCCGTGCAGCTATGGATGGTTATGCGATTTTTTCCGCTTCTTCTATTCATGCTTCCAAGGAGCAACCCGTGCTGTTGAAAGTTAGTGATGAAATTCGAGCCGGACAATGGAATCCATCCAATTCGTCAGAACCGGAGTTATTGGATTCTGTCCGTATATTTACTGGTGCGCCTGTCCCCACAGGCTATGATGCGATTGTTATGCAAGAGACAGTGCAAGAGCGTAGAGGACTGCGCAGTTATCCTGCTATACAAATTGATCGTGCTTGTCCAAAAGGGCAGCATATCGCGGAGAAAGGCGAAGATGTTCCGCAAGGTATGAAGATGCTTTACCGAGGTACGGCGATCAAGGCCAAGGAAATCGCGGTGTTAGCCTCTTTTGGCCAAGATAGCATAACAGTCTATAGAAAACCTGTGGTTGCCATTATACCTGTAGGAGATGAATTGGCTTTGCCAGGAGAATCTCTTCAGGCTGGCAGTATTTTCGATGCAAACAGCTTCATGGTAAGTGCGCGGCTGCGTGAGCTTGGAGCAAACGTAATCCGTCAAGCTCCAATTGCCGATTGTCAGTTCACGATTGAGGCGGCTATGAAAGCTGCTCTTGATACAGCAGATTTAGTGGTGACCATAGGCGGCGTCTCCGTAGGGGACTATGATTTCGTGAAGCGAGCGGCCGAGAGCATTGGCGGGTCACCTTTGTTCACGAAGGTGCTTATGAGGCCAGGAACACCGACATCAGCCTATCTATTGGGATCGAAGCTCATGATTTGCCTGTCTGGCAATCCATCGGCTTGCTTTACAGGTGTTGAGCTGCTGCTGCGTCCCATTGTTTTGAAGGCTTCTGGAAGAAATGATTATCGTTCTGAGTGGATGGAGGGACGTTTAATCGATTCGATTCCAAAACCATCGCCTTACCCGCGATATGCAAGAGCCTTCGTTTATCGTCATGAAAAAGAGTGGCTGGTCGAGCCGCTGCGCAATGATAAATCCGGGAATATCGCTGCCTTTGCAAGAGCTAATGCTCTTATGCTTATTAAAGCAGGAGGCGCTGGAGCTGCTGCTGGAGAGGAGGTTCGCTGGATTACGCTTTCGATTTAG
- a CDS encoding nitrate/nitrite transporter — translation MERKGFWQSGHKPTLFSAFLYFDMSFMIWVLIGPLSVIIAADYPMDPVQKANLVALPILGGSILRLVLGFMTDYIGPKRTAQFGMLFTIIPLVMGWKFVHSLDHLYIVALLLGVAGASFAAALPLASQWYSKEHQGLAMGIAGAGNSGTVISTLFANRLAQHYGSWEVVFGLAIIPIVIVFIIFTIFAKNSPNRPAPKKLSQYAQVLKQGDAWIFCAFYCVTFGGFVGLANYLTIFFNTQYGLSPVRAADFTTFCVIAGSFFRPIGGYLSDRIGGARMLTLLYAGAGIMLAAVASMPALPVVITMLFIGMMCLGAGNGSVFQLVPQRFGSELGLMTGIIGAAGGLGGYALPLILGKLYQTTGSYTSGFLILSLVTLGSLTLLVVMQSKWKHKWMAKGGKAKLDTLSEASQANL, via the coding sequence ATGGAGAGAAAAGGATTTTGGCAAAGCGGTCACAAGCCAACATTATTTAGCGCGTTTTTGTATTTTGACATGAGCTTTATGATTTGGGTGTTAATTGGCCCGCTCAGCGTAATTATTGCAGCAGATTATCCGATGGACCCTGTTCAAAAAGCAAATTTGGTAGCACTTCCTATTTTAGGAGGCTCTATTTTAAGATTAGTATTAGGTTTTATGACAGATTATATTGGACCTAAACGAACGGCACAATTCGGAATGCTCTTTACCATTATCCCGCTAGTCATGGGCTGGAAATTCGTACATTCTTTGGATCATCTTTATATTGTTGCGCTTTTGCTCGGTGTTGCCGGCGCATCGTTTGCAGCAGCCCTGCCGCTTGCCAGCCAGTGGTATTCCAAAGAGCATCAAGGCCTTGCCATGGGTATTGCTGGAGCCGGAAATAGCGGAACGGTCATTTCCACCTTGTTTGCTAACCGTCTGGCCCAGCATTATGGCAGCTGGGAAGTCGTTTTTGGACTTGCGATTATTCCAATCGTTATCGTTTTTATTATCTTCACAATTTTCGCGAAAAACAGTCCGAATCGCCCTGCCCCGAAGAAGCTATCGCAATATGCGCAAGTTTTAAAGCAAGGTGATGCTTGGATATTCTGTGCTTTTTATTGTGTGACCTTCGGCGGCTTCGTCGGACTCGCCAACTATCTAACCATATTCTTCAATACACAATATGGACTTTCACCAGTTAGGGCAGCAGACTTTACCACCTTTTGCGTCATCGCAGGCAGCTTCTTTAGGCCGATTGGCGGCTACTTGTCTGATCGAATTGGCGGTGCGCGAATGCTGACGCTGCTTTATGCTGGCGCTGGAATCATGCTTGCAGCTGTTGCTTCTATGCCTGCATTGCCCGTTGTCATTACCATGTTGTTCATCGGCATGATGTGTCTAGGAGCTGGAAACGGCTCGGTATTTCAGCTTGTCCCGCAGCGCTTTGGCAGCGAGCTTGGACTCATGACTGGCATAATCGGGGCAGCCGGCGGTTTAGGCGGGTATGCACTGCCGCTAATACTCGGGAAGCTCTACCAAACAACTGGTTCGTACACGTCTGGCTTTCTGATTTTAAGCTTAGTAACACTTGGATCTCTTACTCTGCTGGTCGTTATGCAGTCCAAATGGAAGCACAAATGGATGGCCAAAGGAGGAAAAGCAAAGTTGGATACCCTCTCCGAGGCATCCCAAGCTAACCTCTAG
- a CDS encoding diguanylate cyclase, producing MKTEKYKRLIQKKIIETIEIWSDQQSVEEREIYRFFHNLKGTSGTIGLLEIEKFSEIKEQMFMESSTKAFTRDEWSKHLLPITTMFPAAIESLTEAISANSMESSDLDDNINTENRVLVIDDDVHFVTYVKEVLEKHNYPVSIALNAERGLKLFYEWKPNLILLDIVLPDHSGMYVLNQIVDKAKQEHIPIIMVSGNFSVENQINAYRSGAMDFLAKPFDVELLVALVDNRFVMKQDWQRSIIIDELTGAYNRKHFNKMMKQKIKCFKRSNEIFSLVMLDLDYFKRVNDTYGHLQGDEVLQAFVAIAKDTFRSTDILCRYGGEEFAVILPRTDAIQAAVLMDQFRNLFNEVKFHANNEIFQVTFSSGITEITEANSYTEKLVDEADQALYSAKRAGRNQTIVYSNELNERNYEIPLNFIIVDDDPLIRDIVINSFANWKPVNHLKLQTAEYSSGISFITSDWYKEGEKYIILLDGSMPDLDGLEVLRRLREDYPEKQLLIVMLTARNNTKDIVHALQMGADDYVVKPFNMQELVLRIERLANRMLN from the coding sequence ATGAAGACCGAGAAGTATAAGAGACTCATTCAAAAAAAAATTATAGAAACGATTGAAATTTGGTCCGATCAACAAAGCGTGGAAGAGCGAGAAATTTATCGTTTCTTTCACAATCTTAAAGGAACAAGCGGGACTATTGGATTACTAGAGATAGAGAAATTTTCAGAAATCAAAGAGCAAATGTTTATGGAATCAAGCACAAAGGCCTTTACTCGTGATGAATGGTCCAAGCATTTGCTCCCGATTACTACAATGTTTCCTGCCGCAATAGAAAGCTTAACAGAAGCAATTAGCGCAAATTCAATGGAATCCTCCGATTTGGATGACAATATCAATACTGAAAATCGTGTATTGGTCATTGACGATGATGTCCATTTCGTAACCTATGTGAAAGAGGTTTTAGAAAAGCATAATTATCCGGTCAGCATAGCATTAAATGCCGAACGCGGACTCAAGCTCTTTTATGAATGGAAGCCGAATTTAATTTTACTTGATATTGTGCTGCCGGATCATAGCGGAATGTATGTGCTAAATCAGATCGTTGACAAAGCAAAGCAGGAGCATATCCCAATTATTATGGTGAGCGGAAATTTCTCTGTTGAAAACCAAATCAACGCCTACCGTTCAGGCGCCATGGATTTTCTTGCCAAACCTTTTGATGTGGAGCTTCTAGTTGCCTTAGTTGATAACCGATTTGTCATGAAGCAGGACTGGCAGCGCTCGATCATTATTGACGAGCTGACCGGTGCCTATAATCGGAAACACTTTAACAAAATGATGAAACAAAAAATCAAATGCTTCAAGCGCTCGAACGAAATATTTTCCTTGGTCATGCTCGACTTGGATTACTTTAAGCGCGTGAATGATACCTATGGGCACCTGCAAGGAGACGAGGTTTTACAAGCATTTGTTGCCATTGCCAAAGATACGTTTCGGTCAACAGATATTTTGTGTCGTTATGGAGGCGAAGAGTTTGCTGTCATTCTGCCGAGAACTGATGCGATTCAGGCAGCCGTTCTAATGGATCAATTTAGAAATTTATTTAATGAGGTTAAGTTTCATGCGAATAACGAGATTTTTCAAGTTACCTTTTCATCGGGTATAACGGAAATTACGGAAGCTAATAGTTATACGGAGAAGCTTGTTGATGAAGCCGATCAGGCGCTTTATAGCGCAAAACGTGCGGGTAGAAATCAAACCATTGTTTATTCCAATGAGCTGAACGAGAGAAACTATGAAATTCCCCTTAATTTTATTATTGTCGATGATGATCCGCTTATAAGAGACATTGTTATCAATAGCTTCGCAAACTGGAAGCCTGTCAACCATCTGAAGCTTCAAACCGCCGAATATTCAAGCGGTATATCATTTATAACGTCAGACTGGTATAAGGAAGGCGAAAAATATATCATTCTACTCGATGGTTCCATGCCAGATTTAGACGGCTTAGAGGTGCTGCGACGGTTGCGTGAAGATTATCCGGAGAAGCAGCTGTTGATTGTGATGCTTACAGCTCGGAATAATACAAAAGATATTGTTCATGCGCTGCAAATGGGTGCGGATGATTATGTCGTCAAGCCGTTCAATATGCAGGAGCTGGTCCTGCGGATCGAGCGTTTAGCCAATCGAATGCTTAATTAA
- a CDS encoding transposase, whose protein sequence is MEKRETWKKRGIVKQILKDHFHGFWELHANLFPEELQKAIPEAVNKATRCGTKDMGYARYECMGCTEGKPEPVIICFTCKSRFCHGCGKKYTDDWAEKQQERILNVPHRHTVFTVPKELRKYFFEDRSRLNELSKEVAKVIQYYYRRKNKSKQYDVGVITVIHTFGRDLKFNPHIHALVTEGALDCHKQWKSVEYISFTYLRKSWQKLLMDLMLKWHPGDAKVKTLVNQLYSRYKHGFYVNAEQRMKDARGAAKYIGRYLARPAIAEYRIIKYDYHTVHYWYEDHQTGKRIDVVAPVMKFIYALVQHIPPKHFRMVGRYGLYSRSKNKESQKIINLWRYMVHKQIEMTFPPKEKRRKTYRQRMLETYERDPIACPCCKQTMLLVVIWHADYGRIYYYDEESERAYKKKWGVRANERKERQETG, encoded by the coding sequence ATGGAGAAGCGAGAAACATGGAAGAAACGAGGGATCGTGAAACAGATCTTGAAGGATCATTTTCATGGGTTTTGGGAACTTCATGCGAATCTATTCCCGGAAGAACTGCAGAAAGCGATACCGGAAGCCGTAAACAAGGCAACGCGATGCGGCACGAAGGATATGGGTTACGCGAGATATGAATGTATGGGTTGTACGGAGGGAAAACCGGAACCGGTCATTATCTGTTTTACTTGTAAGAGTCGGTTTTGTCATGGATGCGGAAAGAAATACACCGATGACTGGGCAGAAAAGCAACAGGAGCGAATCCTGAATGTCCCCCATCGTCATACCGTGTTTACGGTACCAAAAGAGTTGAGGAAATACTTCTTTGAGGATCGGAGTCGTTTGAACGAGCTTAGTAAAGAAGTGGCGAAGGTCATCCAATATTACTATCGGCGTAAAAATAAGAGCAAACAGTATGACGTGGGCGTCATTACGGTCATTCATACGTTTGGAAGGGATCTAAAGTTTAATCCGCATATTCATGCCCTGGTTACGGAAGGTGCGTTAGATTGCCATAAGCAGTGGAAGAGTGTGGAGTATATTTCTTTTACCTACTTGAGAAAGTCATGGCAGAAGCTACTTATGGATTTAATGTTGAAGTGGCATCCTGGCGATGCGAAGGTAAAAACGTTGGTAAACCAACTGTACAGTCGGTACAAGCATGGATTTTATGTCAACGCAGAACAACGAATGAAGGATGCCCGTGGAGCGGCCAAGTATATTGGACGTTATCTGGCTCGTCCGGCAATCGCAGAGTATCGCATTATAAAGTATGACTACCATACGGTACATTACTGGTACGAAGATCATCAGACAGGAAAGAGGATCGATGTCGTAGCCCCTGTCATGAAATTCATTTATGCCCTGGTGCAGCATATCCCGCCGAAGCATTTTCGAATGGTAGGCAGGTATGGCCTGTACAGCAGAAGTAAGAATAAGGAGTCGCAAAAGATCATTAACTTATGGCGGTACATGGTCCATAAACAGATTGAAATGACGTTCCCGCCGAAGGAAAAGAGAAGAAAGACGTACCGTCAGCGGATGTTGGAGACTTATGAACGGGATCCGATCGCCTGTCCCTGCTGCAAACAAACCATGTTGCTTGTGGTTATTTGGCATGCAGACTATGGGCGAATTTATTATTATGATGAGGAAAGTGAACGAGCGTATAAGAAGAAATGGGGGGTTCGGGCTAATGAACGAAAGGAAAGGCAAGAAACAGGATAG
- the rpiA gene encoding ribose-5-phosphate isomerase RpiA translates to MESKRIAAERAVEFVKDGMIVGLGTGSTAYWAIQKIGKRVKEGLSVRAIATSTQSEELARELGISLLSPAEIDLIDVTIDGADEVDCNWNLTKGGGGALLREKIVASASKQLIIIVDESKIVDQLGKFPLPVEVIPFGYEMTIKKLQKLGAETVQRVSGDHAYRTDNGNFIVDCHFGTIEKPVELHQTLNLIAGVVDNGLFIDMATQVIVGYMDGSVRELTK, encoded by the coding sequence ATGGAATCCAAAAGAATTGCTGCAGAAAGAGCTGTTGAATTTGTAAAAGATGGGATGATCGTCGGCTTGGGAACAGGCTCGACAGCATATTGGGCGATACAAAAAATCGGCAAACGAGTGAAAGAGGGTCTATCGGTCAGAGCGATCGCAACCTCTACGCAATCGGAGGAGTTGGCGAGGGAGCTCGGCATAAGCTTGCTTTCTCCCGCAGAGATTGATCTGATTGATGTGACTATAGATGGTGCAGATGAGGTTGATTGCAATTGGAATCTTACGAAAGGTGGAGGTGGTGCGCTGCTCCGCGAGAAAATTGTAGCATCAGCAAGCAAGCAGTTGATTATCATCGTTGACGAGAGCAAAATAGTCGATCAATTAGGCAAATTCCCTTTGCCTGTGGAGGTTATTCCATTCGGCTATGAAATGACGATCAAAAAGCTGCAGAAGCTTGGAGCAGAGACTGTGCAGCGTGTATCGGGTGATCACGCGTATAGGACGGACAATGGGAATTTTATCGTGGATTGTCATTTTGGAACGATTGAGAAGCCAGTGGAGCTTCATCAAACACTGAATTTAATTGCTGGAGTCGTAGACAACGGCCTATTTATAGATATGGCTACGCAAGTAATCGTAGGTTACATGGACGGCTCCGTTCGTGAGCTTACGAAATAA
- the nirB gene encoding nitrite reductase large subunit NirB produces MSREKLIVIGNGMAGIKCLDEIIKLSPSKFQITVFGSEKHPNYNRILLSKVLQGDSSIDSIVINDWSWYEERNIRLFTGETVVQIDTNTKQVTTLSGICAEYDHLIIATGSSAFIPPITGVHKSGVISFRSMEDCATMFAYAKKYKRAAVIGGGLLGLEAARGLLNLGMQTEVIHNAPYLMNRQLDVIAADMLRKELEQQGMRFSLSKETESIIGLNRAKGIRFTNGSTIEADLIVISVGIRPNIALAKQSGIETNRAIIVDDYMRTSVPSIYAVGECAEHRGVAYGLVAPLYEQGKVLAGTLCGNHTEPYTGSIPYAQLKVSGVEVFSVGQIQSGEADTAIQIYDGIHGTYKKVTMKDGKVSGAILFGQTSEGTALLGLVKRGAPVAELTTAKADDQSDSDHIVASMSDRETVCACNAVNKSAIMCAVMEDGLQSVEQVRDRTKASSSCGGCRPMVEAIVRYALSHDREAGALIISPICSCAEISHDMLKAYMKTTHDHSINKIREELGSIRLGECSLCLSAIRYYSALYYPNSKEVNAAIAGGTKRGRNHFSVDVHSGSEKDTDAHFHSSYVGSQLKYYCTDLPFPAPVRAAVASSIHISAGVLVHDVGICGSPAGWEVYAGGHAEHPVKQGQLIGIADSDRLAVELFISCLQLYRENAEFGEPLWKWIEREGLANIRESVLDLDYRIELVEQAAATITNKSDERLGESLCGN; encoded by the coding sequence ATGAGTAGAGAAAAGTTAATTGTAATCGGAAATGGCATGGCAGGCATTAAATGCCTGGATGAAATTATAAAGCTGTCGCCGTCAAAGTTTCAAATAACGGTGTTTGGCAGTGAGAAGCATCCCAATTATAACCGCATATTATTGTCAAAGGTGCTGCAAGGGGATTCTTCAATTGACAGTATCGTAATTAATGACTGGTCCTGGTATGAGGAGCGAAATATTCGCTTATTTACAGGTGAGACTGTCGTTCAGATTGATACGAATACGAAGCAGGTAACCACCTTGTCTGGCATTTGTGCAGAATATGATCACCTTATTATTGCAACGGGCTCTTCTGCCTTTATCCCTCCTATAACAGGTGTCCATAAATCGGGAGTTATTTCGTTTCGCAGCATGGAAGATTGTGCGACGATGTTTGCGTATGCGAAAAAATACAAGCGAGCAGCAGTCATCGGCGGCGGCTTGCTAGGACTTGAAGCTGCACGCGGTCTATTAAATCTTGGCATGCAAACAGAGGTTATCCATAATGCGCCCTATTTAATGAATCGACAGCTTGATGTCATAGCCGCAGACATGCTGCGCAAGGAATTAGAGCAGCAGGGCATGCGATTCTCATTAAGCAAGGAAACAGAGAGTATCATTGGGCTAAATCGCGCCAAAGGGATTCGGTTTACGAATGGCAGCACGATAGAGGCAGATTTAATCGTTATCTCTGTCGGAATTCGGCCGAACATTGCACTTGCCAAACAAAGCGGCATAGAAACGAATAGAGCGATTATCGTTGATGACTACATGAGAACGAGTGTCCCATCCATTTATGCGGTTGGTGAGTGCGCAGAGCACCGCGGGGTTGCCTATGGACTCGTTGCACCGCTATATGAGCAAGGGAAGGTGCTGGCAGGTACCCTATGTGGAAACCATACAGAGCCCTATACAGGTTCTATCCCCTATGCACAGCTTAAAGTTTCCGGGGTAGAGGTGTTCTCGGTAGGCCAAATTCAATCGGGTGAGGCAGATACAGCGATTCAAATATATGACGGCATCCATGGCACCTACAAAAAAGTAACGATGAAGGATGGAAAGGTGAGCGGCGCCATTCTATTTGGTCAGACGTCGGAAGGAACGGCATTGCTGGGCTTAGTCAAAAGAGGCGCGCCGGTTGCCGAGCTAACGACCGCAAAGGCTGATGACCAAAGCGATAGCGATCATATAGTTGCAAGCATGTCTGATCGCGAGACGGTCTGCGCATGCAATGCCGTAAATAAATCAGCAATTATGTGCGCGGTAATGGAAGATGGGCTGCAATCGGTTGAGCAGGTCCGTGATCGTACGAAGGCATCAAGCTCTTGCGGAGGCTGTCGCCCGATGGTTGAAGCAATCGTGCGCTATGCGCTCTCACATGATCGAGAGGCGGGAGCTCTCATCATTTCACCGATCTGCAGCTGTGCTGAGATCAGTCACGACATGCTTAAAGCTTATATGAAAACCACTCATGACCACTCTATAAATAAAATCAGAGAAGAGCTCGGTTCAATCAGACTCGGCGAGTGTTCCCTTTGTTTATCAGCAATACGCTATTATTCAGCTCTTTATTATCCAAATTCAAAGGAAGTTAATGCGGCAATAGCTGGCGGAACAAAGAGGGGAAGGAATCATTTCTCAGTCGATGTACATTCCGGGTCAGAAAAAGATACAGACGCCCATTTTCATTCAAGCTATGTCGGCTCTCAGTTGAAATACTATTGTACGGACCTGCCATTTCCGGCACCTGTCCGCGCAGCAGTCGCATCTAGCATTCATATATCTGCTGGCGTGCTCGTCCATGATGTAGGTATCTGCGGATCTCCAGCGGGCTGGGAGGTATACGCTGGCGGCCATGCAGAGCATCCCGTGAAGCAAGGTCAGCTTATTGGTATTGCCGACTCTGATCGATTAGCTGTCGAGCTGTTTATTTCCTGTCTTCAGCTTTACCGTGAAAATGCAGAATTTGGTGAGCCGCTTTGGAAATGGATCGAGAGAGAAGGGCTTGCAAACATAAGAGAATCGGTACTTGACTTAGATTATCGTATAGAGCTTGTCGAGCAAGCGGCAGCGACTATCACGAATAAAAGTGATGAAAGGCTAGGTGAGAGCCTATGCGGCAATTGA